The Lineus longissimus chromosome 8, tnLinLong1.2, whole genome shotgun sequence region gaatatgtgcgaatttggcaaattccatccatcgcctgcccggagcgccggtagcgccgttgtttacattatgttacggcagcccgtataggaagtccggatcggctcgctcaagtgacgctaaaatccgcgcaaatgggctatttggagcgtttttctcagcaaatatgtgtagtgctcattaaaaaacttagggtggttgatgcttccttggctgatttgtgtttgaagcagtgttttgagagcctcaaacttctgaagtgagctgtgtgcatggttccacattttagtgcaacccgagggaactttggtagagcatcttggttgcgtgtccaaaacactccactctcagaacgaggcttatgcattttccatttaaaagttgactttacggtaccaaggtattttagaattcaaaACATAGCATCCCCTCCCCAGCCGCATATCAGATCACTGAACGTCAAAACAACACagacgccatcttcagggagatTATGAAACTGACTCAGATAATTGTAAAGCGATTCAGAGGGCGCTTTCAGGGAGTCTGGGAGAGaccggagtctttcaaataagtttatttgaaagactttaaATAACTCACCCCTAGCAAaagagcgtagcggatcgaacttatttcaaagggacaacttgggcgtgagaTTTACCTGGCCTTGgggataatgtgccaacttgacaccatgcgccgccacttgtagtatcacactGATGTATtacgattttcaccagtgtttgAAGGCAATTTTAGGCATAGCTTCTAGTATAACTGTGATCTCGGCCAAGAGCCCGTAATCGTGACGTTGAACCTACTGTATGCACCAGCTTTGTTCTGTTGACACAAGAGTGGACACCCCAGACACACTTAGTGAGATGAAAGAAGCAGTGAAGGACATCAGATAACGAATTCGGCTATGATCaaattacttttttacctattagGATTGTCAATTAATCGAGTAGGTTTATCATGCTTAAGCAGGAGACAATATTCATTGAGTCTGTGGAAAAATATCACTTTCAAAGGCTTTTGACGTCAAAGCAACACAAACGCCATCTTTAGGTAGATGATGGAACTGAAAATGCCTTGCAATGTTACAAAGTGATGAACCCCGCCCGTCACCACGTGGATCTGGAGTGTTGAAAAGGGGTCGTTCTGGTCACTTTAGGTCACTTTTTGTCACTTATtaacaagaaaaacaaaatttatgCAGTTAGGGTGCATAGTAGTCTTTTCTCGTTTGATTTATTGGCCAAGCTATTGCAGAAATACATACACAGGTGAGGTGATAAATATTGAAATTCacatgccatgtccaaaacaATATTGTCCAGAATCATTTTTGTGGAATACCACTGAAATCGGCGCATGGTGGCGCAGGGTCATTATCCTCTTGGCCAGTTAACTAAAAAACACGTGGCACCAAGACTAGCCATGCCACCTGCAAGCCGTGACAGTACCTTGCCGAGTCTGAGTAAGGATCATCAAAGGATCACTTTTCATAACGATGTAATTCTGGTGTAATTCATTATGAAATCTATTCAATCCACCAACTTGACTGGACAGCAATTTATAATCATCACCGATGGACTTTTGACATCCAGCACAGAGTACTGGCGAGGTTACGCAAACATTACGAATGTTCACGTTTAGTCAAAGATTCAATGGATGATGTTGAAATTTTGGCATATAGGGTAGagtggggtaattgtagccgcGGTTTATTTgcagcccctgcattgtttgatgcatggggatatcaatcaatatcacagGCAGGgactacaattaaaccggggctacaattaccaaTTACTAGGTCAATTCATATAAACTCGTCAGCGGATTCTCCATCAGGCAGATTCCGCAACCCTGACAGTTGCCTCTGAAAAAGGAATCGTTAAAAAGGTGAAACTGAAGCGACTCTATTTTGTCATCTGAGGAACACCACCAACTGTGACAGTACCCTATCAAACACCAAAAATCGGACAAGATTGTGTGTCGGAGGTCATGCACACCAAAGGTGACACTGTCCTCCGGGTAATACTTTTACCATTTTGTgagttttgaatgagttctggtGTTTCTTAGATTGGCCTAATGGAGTCACTTTAGTTTCACCTTAAAATGGCCGAAAAGTGTTTTCGCAAATTGTCTATTATATTCATTAAACACAGGGGAAAGTCTCGACCATTTCGACAGACTCGGGGTGGGGGTTTGACTGGGTATCTTCTGGTGACAATGGTATCGGCGTTTTCGGCAATGCTCCTCACAGGCCTTGTTCGAAGCACGAGGGATGAAATCCGAACATAAAGTGGTTCTAAATCACGCAAAAATTGCTACTTACAGCAAACTTTTTCTCTCCACAAGTTTGATAAGTCCTAAAGTTACCATTCGTAgagattgaaataattttggTAAAGGATTACCGAGATAACATCGGATAAATTTGTCTCAGAAATTATTCGACGTTCTGTTTGACCTGTTCCTCGCCGCAAAAAAAGTGCCTGGGATGTGACGTGTAGGTCATGTGATAATCCCATAAGGCCTGCATAATTAATATGTCAGAAGTTTTGTCCAGACGTCCAGTTTGACCTGTTCCTCGCAACAAGACAGTGCCTGGGATGTGACGTGTAGGTCATGTGACAATCCCATAAGGCCTGCATAATTAATATGTCAGAAGTTTTTGGCGCGATAATTCAGGGACACTGAGAACCAGATCGGGTGCACTGCAGTCACAATGATGTATGACTGAGATTGGCTGCACCATCTTGAACGAGcccagacagtcacaactagatgAAGTTCGGCCTGGTAGCTCAACCACCGTGTTGCCATCACGCTGAGAGAGATGACAGTCGCCACAAAGCCGTGTGCCTGGCAGCACCACCATCATCTTTAATTGCCAATGGTGAGACAGATGAGACAGTCCAAGCTGGACTAAATTTCTTGCCATTGTGgagagatagatgagacagtcgcaacaaGTCCCGATTGGGTGTGGCTGCTGCAAAACATGGTGTAAGAGGCGAGCCTTTAGACATTCAGAGCAAACCACCGTGTCGCCATTATGGTGAAAGAAACGAGACCGTCACGACTCGACGCAGGTCATGGCAGGCTGAtccaatctggttgtgactatgtccaaTCTGTCTTAAGGTGTTGGCAAagcagtggagcagccaggctcgatcAGGTGATTGTGACTGTATGATCTGATGTATCATCAAGTGGGCAACATGGTCGTGGTGCAGCCAAGCCCCATTTGTTCTGGTTGTTATTTTCTCATATGTCTCATCATGTTCGTAAGACGTCGGTGGAACAGTCTCGCCCGATTTGGTCTAGTTGGTTGGTAATGTGTCGTGTCTTCAACCCAATGTTTTCAACCCTGAGCAGTATCGGATGATTGGGACCGACGCGTCTCTCTTAATATATCTGCAACACAGTCGCAGTGCAGCGAAGCCCGAGTCAgtctgattgcaactgtctAATTTATCCCATCATGTTGGCAATATGGTGGCAGTGCAACCAGCTCCGACTCGCAGCCAGTGCGACTCTCTCCTCTATCCCACCGTGTTGGTTACACAGTGGTGGAGCAATCAGGCCAGATGCGGTCTGATTGTTAAAGTCTCCTCTATCACGCCGTGTTGGCAATACGGTGGTGATGCAGCCAGGCCTGACTCGATCTGATTGTTACTGTCACCTctatctcaccatgttggctaCGCAGTGGTCGAGCCGCCAGGCCAGATTCGGTCCGGTGGCAACTGTACCTCATACCTTTCACCATGTTGGCTACGCGGtagtggagcagccagacctGATCCGGTCTGGTGGCAACTGTATCATACATTTCACCATGTTGGCTACACGGtagtggagcagccagacctGATTCGGTCTGATGGCAACTGTATCATACCTTTCACCCTGTTGGCTACACGGTCGTGGAGCAGCCAGACCCGATTCGGTCTAATTGAGACAGTCTATTTATCTGACTATGTTGGCAACACGATGGTGGTACAACCGGGTTAAATTCCAACTGGTTGTGAGGGTCTCCCCTCTCTCAACATGTTGGCAACACAGTGGTGAAGCAAccaggcttgattcggtctggttgtgactgtctcctccatctcatcatgttggcaacacggtgctGGAACAAccaggcttgattcggtctggttgtgactgtctcctctttTTCACCATGTTGGTAACACGATTGGGGAGCGGGGGACAGCCAGGCCAGATTGGACCTGGTTGCGACTGCCTCCATCCTCTCACCCAAGCAGCCAGGCACGATTGGGactggctgcgactgtctccTCTATCAGacaatgttggcaacacggCAGTGAAGCAGCCAGGCACGAATCGGTCTGGTTGCGATAGTCTCTTCTAACTGACTGTTATGGAGCACCTAGGACCATTTTGGCCttggtgtgactgtctcttcaATCACACCATGTTGGCATCACGGTGGTGGGGAGGAGCATTGCTCATTCCGCCCGGTTGTGACAGTATATTGTCTCTAACCATGCTGTGAACACCATGAGTGAGAAGCCACGCCCgatttggtctggctgtgactatctcaccTTCATGGCAACATGGTGGTAGAGCAGCCATGCTTTATTAGGCCTGGATGTGACTCTCTCACTATGTTAGAAACACGGTATTGGAGTAGCCTGGCTTgactcggcctggttgtgactgtctcatgtctatcaccatgttggcaacatggtGGTGGAGtgtggtctggttgtgattgtctcatctaaCTCACCATGTTGGGAACACCATGATTGAACAGCCAGGTTGGCTTTGGTCAATTTCTGACAATATCGTAGTGGAGCAGCGAGGACAGTTTCAGTCTGgtcgtgactgtctcatctctatcaCCATATGTTGGCAACCAAatatggtctggttgtgactgtctgacCATCTCACCATGTTTGCAAGATGGGCAGCCTGGCTTGATTCAGTCCGGTTACAACCGTcctatctctctcaccatgttggcaacacggtagTGGAGTAGCCAAgctcgattcggtctggttgtgactgtctcaacatGTTGCCAAGACTGAGAGAGCCAAGCCCCAGTAGGTAAGGTTTTGACTGCCTCATCTATTTCACCATGCTGGCACCACAAttgtggagcagccaggtcgtATGTGGTCTGGCTGTTTATGTCTCGTCACTCTCACCATGTCTGCAACATGGTAATGGTGCAGCCAGGCGCAATTCGGTCTGGTTTCGACGGTCTGGTCTATCTCTACATGATAGGAACAAGgtgatggagcagccaggcctgaTTCTGTCTTGCTGCAACAGTCTGATCTTTCtcgccatgttggcaacacatCGGAGCCGATAAGTAAAGATCAATTGCAGTGCATGTAGGTCTTTCTTATCTCACGAACTTCATTTATACATGTGCACTATATATTTAATCTGCCAAAGGCACCTCCTTCGGTGGCTTACACATGTTTCAATCTACAGGTCTTATTCCTAATAGCTATATGTGTGCTAAGCCGTACATGCAGTTGACAATCATTCATTTTTATGTGCACTAATCTACACAAGTCTCATTGCACCCATATGTACTGATCCACAATTGTCTGACTCTGTACATATGTACTAATTGACACGCACAAGTCTACTCGAACTCCTTATTGTATCCGCCAATGTGTTGAGTAATGTTGCATACTGTTGTCTACAATTCATAAAAGTCTcattcatttcatgtacatgtatatcaatccGCAAAAGTCTCAATCCTTTCATGTATATCCATCCGCAACAGCCTCATTCCTTACACGTGTCTTTATCCTTTTAAGTCGCATTCCTTACACAAGTATCAGTCAACGAAAGTCTCATTCCTTACATGTGTACTAGTACACAAGCGTCTCATTCCTCACACGTGTACTAATCCACGAAAGTCTCATCCCTTTCACATTTACTAATCCACAAGTGTATCAATCCATACGTGTACTAACCTGAATCAGTGAGTTTCACTCCTTATGTGTGCCTTATGTGTGCCATCCACAACAGTGTCACTGCATACACGAGTACCTATCCAACAGAGTGTCTTCCTATACAAATGGCACGTACACATTCACGTCTCTTTCTAAATCTGATCCGAAGCCGCACATTCCTCAAGTCCTCATCTTCTTACCTGCAGTGCTTTCTTGAGATGAACAGCCAAATGATCTCTTTCCCTCAGAAACAATACTCGTATCAATTGGTGTTTCTTTAGGTGATGGCTTTGTCTCATTTTCTTTGTCGTCCTGGAAAGAAATCAGGGCAGATCAAAGTTACCTGTGTGTAACCATAGTGGTCAGCCTAACATTTTGTTTATTGGCCACTGCCAGTTTGTTTAGGCCTATTGACCCCAGGATAGCAGTTTCATTGGGGTTGATGTGATTTGCCTTTGCCAGTTGAGGCCTAGCGACCCCAATGATAGCTTTAATGggggttgatgttatcaagatttgccctgataacctgTTGATAAGACAGTTAAAcaaaaagaattcaggccaagGTGTGAGCAGGCTTTGTTTAAAAAGACAATAGACGGCGTATTGGGCTGGGGCTGAATTCTTTCAACAGCGAGGTAAGGGGCAAAGGTGAAATGATGAGAGGTAGCGCTAGTTGCCGAAAAGATCGGCACAAATGTATACTGCACACTTCCAGTGTTGCAGGTGCTTACATACGCATGCTTGAGTCAGAAGAATGTTTGCGTACATTTCTAATGCATCTTCATTTCTGGGAACAAGTTTCCATGATTTGCCCAAAAGCACATCCATAgctttatttttaatatttGTTTCATTCTTACCTTCTGTGACGCATGCTTTTTCGTCCATTCTGCAGCTGTTTTCAGAAAGAGTGGCTTGTTGTAGCAGAATTCATTGGACTGGAAAGGAATTGGAAAGAATTAATTAATAGGTGAGTAACAAAGATATTCCTGGCCGAAATGTCAAATCCCTTTTGAAGGATACTTACAATGTCTGCCATGAGTTGCTGGATCTGGTTCAGTATGGTGGAGATGAAAGTATACTTACAATGTCTGCCATGAGCGGATCATCAGGATTCGGCTCAGCCATCAGTTGCTGGATCTGGGTCAGTATGGTGGAGATATTGAGTGAAGGTTTCCACGCACCCTGCAAATGAGAATTATTCCATTAGGCACACATTCAGCTCaacagaactgcccactctgcaACACCGAGAGACTAGCCACATGTCCAcacggtgcatcaatggagacgAAGCTCTGAGTATCAAGGGAGGAACCAGTGACGACAGCCaagtttattagagacataggcctagTCCTGTAGTATAACAGCCATAAAAAGAAAAGCAAACACTAAGAAGACGCAGATAAATAGCTAAACAGAACTACTTGTACTTGTTTTTGAAGGCACTACTGTATTAAACTCTGTGTTAGTTCTTTGAAATAAAAGCTATTGCTTTAAAATACAAACCTTTGGCGGCATCTTGAGACTATCCAGGCAGATTCTTCCGCCGTTGTCGATGTTTGGATGGTAGATTGGAGTTACGAACTTGACTTTCGGAGGCTCAAATGGATATCTAGATAGAAGACGAGAAATGCCAGCTTATATCACTGAAACATGTCAATGATTTTAATGTCATCTTCACTTGATCTCTGTGTTAAATGTTTTTCTTTAGATAACAGGCAGGACACGTTGAAGCACTCGACAGATTACTTTTTGTTTTTACTCTTCATTGAATTAAATTGTAACACTTTTATTCTACATTTATACTTTGAAAACAACCCGTTGACTGCAAAAGTCTTACATCATGTggtcctttttcttcttttgcttcttcACTTGCAATCCTAAGGTCATATCTCAACCGAGCCAATTTTGACACCTTTATCTCGAGAAAATGGAATAGTTACCTGTCTGAGATATTAACTTCTAGCTTAAAGATCCCACCCTCGTAGGGTGTACCCTCACCGCCAATAATATCTGAAGAAAGGAAACAACACTTACGTCAATGTATGGCTTATTATACTCATTATCATTAtcctcatcaacatcattacaTTACCAGTGTGGTAATGCTTTTGGATTTTTGGACGCCCGCACTATGCTTCTGTCCActttgtgggatcttttacttgccctcgCATACACACCCAGTTACAAGGGACCTTTACGCCTTATCAGACATCTAGAGCGGTGAAAATAAAGGATTTCACGGCATCAAAACTTACTTGCTTCCAGCTCAGTGAGATGGTTGCCTTTTGTCCAACATGATATACCATGTGGTGGTGATTGCTGGAAGATCTGTACTTCTCTCTTCATACGAGCAACTAGGGCGGGCTTCTGCATGACTCCAGTGGCAATGACTCCGTATACAGAAAACTGGAAAACTTGCTTGATGGAAGAAGTGCCCAATTCTGAAAGACATTattgatgattatgaaataaagatctgatttcaagggtgggagtctgctCCCTTGAAAATAGGTCAAAGAAAGGAAAATCGACTCCTGCTTTTTAATTGGCAGCCACTCTTAGTTCTGGCCAAAACGgtgatgcctatggtcaacctttaACATTAGACACGGCACAAGGTCAAGGATGCATACCTACCATCCCGTACTCGGTACGGTGATGATTGACAGTGATGTGCAAAGCAGCCAACTAGGCCCTTTGTCAGATATGCCGGTACAACCTTGGGTCGGACCAATAAACcgtctttacaatagatcttcatggtAAAAggacgccagacaatggctcgagaggcgAGATGGAGAGAAACCACacgatgaatgatgatgatgatgatgatacagtGACACACTGGTCACtgtcactgacagtgacacacaTGGGACAAAGACACGTTGTTCTGTCAAATATTATTTATTTCCTGGTTTCTGTTCACAAAATATTCGGCTCGGACAACAGCCATTGTATTGTAGTTCATTTCTACATACCTCAAACGGAAAAATTGACCCAGAAATAGAGAAATTTGACGAAAAAATCTGGAAAGAACTGTCAAATGTTGAGAATTTCG contains the following coding sequences:
- the LOC135492623 gene encoding ubiquitin-conjugating enzyme E2 T-like, with product MQKPALVARMKREVQIFQQSPPHGISCWTKGNHLTELEANIIGGEGTPYEGGIFKLEVNISDRYPFEPPKVKFVTPIYHPNIDNGGRICLDSLKMPPKGAWKPSLNISTILTQIQQLMAEPNPDDPLMADISNEFCYNKPLFLKTAAEWTKKHASQKDDKENETKPSPKETPIDTSIVSEGKRSFGCSSQESTAGKKMRT